The window ATAATTATCTGGGGTTATCCAGCCATCCGGAAGTTGTGAAAGCAGCACATGAAGGATTAGATACCAGAGGTTATGGAATGTCCTCGGTTCGTTTTATTTGCGGGACACAGGATATACACAAAGAACTGGAAAGAAAAGTTACTGAATTTCTGGGAACAGAAGATACAATCCTTTTCCCAAGCTGTATGGATGCCAATGCTGGTGTTTTCGAAGCAGTACTCACTGATCAAGATGTAATGATCTCCGATCGTTTGGTTCATGCATCAATTATTGACGGTATCCGCCTTTGCAGTGCTATGCATGATACTTTTAAGCATTCAAATATGCAACATCTGGAAGAGAAACTGCAACTTCACAGTGATAAAAGGTTTAAAATGGTCATTACCGACGGTGTTTTTAGTATGGACGGAGACACAGCAAAATTAGCCGAAATGGTTGAATTATGTGAAATATATGATGCCATGCTCTTTGTTGATGATTCACACTCCTCAGGTTTTATTGGAAAAACCGGAAGAGGAACACATGAGCATTGTGGAGTAATGGGAAAGATTGATATCATTACAACAACTTTTGGGAAAGCTCTGGGTGGGGCTTCCGGTGGTTGTGTTTCAGGAAGAAAAGAGCTTGTAGAGATGTGCCGTCAAAAGGCGCGTCCTTATCTTTTCTCTAACACTATTGCACCTGTAGTGGTTAGTGGCGTTTTAAAGGTTCTGGATATTCTTTCGGAAAGCACAGAAAGAAGAGATAAGTTAGAAAAAAATACCGAATATTGGCGAAAAGGACTCACCGAAGCGGGATTCGTGTTGCAACCAGGAGATACTCCAATTGTTCCGGTCATGCTCTTCAATGCTAAACTATCTCAAGACTTCTCTAAAGATCTTTATGATGAAGGGATCTATGCTATTGGTTTCTTCTTCCCTGTTGTTCCCAATGGAAAGGCGAGAATAAGAACCCAGATCTCGGCGGGACATGAAATTCACCATCTTGATAAAGCTCTTGATGCTTTCATCAAAGTTGGTAAGAAATATGACATACTTGGAAAAACTAAACAGGAAATCATCGAAAAATACGGACTATAAAGCTTAAAAACCTGCAGTTGATAAACAGCTGCAGGTTTTTTATTTAAGGAGATGGTATGGAAAATAAATTAGCAAATCCAGCCCCACTTGGTTTAATGGGTTTTGGTATGACTACTGTCCTTTTAAATATTCATAATGCCGGATTCTTTCCTATTAGTGCTATGATCCTTAGTATGGGAATATTCTACGGCGGTATGGCTCAAATATTTGCTGGTATTATGGAGTTTAAAAAAGGAAATTCATTTGCAACTACTGCTTTTACTTCTTACGGGCTTTTCTGGATATCATTAGTCTTTATCTGGGTTTTCCCTAAACTTGGATGGTCACAAGAAACTCCACTTGCTTATATGGGTTGGTATCTCTTCATGTGGGGATTATTTACTTTCTTTATGTGGATAGGAACTTTCGGAAAAAATCGAGCTCTGCAATTCGTATTCCTATCTTTGACCATTTTATTTTGGTTACTGGCAATAAGAGATTGGACAGGTAATGAATTGATCGGGATAATAGCTGGCTGGGAAGGTATTATTTGTGGTTTATCAGCTATATATCTGGCAATGGCTGAAATAATCAATGAATCACATGGAAAAACTGTTTTACCGATAGGTGAAAGACAAGTTACTTAACACTGGATCGGGTTTTTCACTTCTAATTAAAACTCGGATATTTAACAAGTTACGAGAAATCAAAGCTTATCTAAGGAGACTTATTTAGTGATTAAAGTCGTCAGATCAACTAATCGGGTTTGAAGTGCCTAAAAAGAATTTTTTACTGACTTGCATTATATTTAATTGAAAACTATACAACCATGAATAAAGGTACTTTGTACATTATTCCAACCCCCATAGGTAATCTGGGAGATATAACTTATCGGGCTGTGGAAACTTTAAAAAATGTTGCTTTAATTGGTGCAGAGGATACAAGACATTCTGCACTACTACTAAAATACTATCAGATTAGCACGCCAACAATCAGTTACCATAAGTTTAATGAAAGGAGTAGAATAGATAAATTTTTGGCATTGCTTGAAGAAGGTAAGGATGTTGCCATTATTTCTGATGCAGGCACTCCGGGAATATCGGATCCGGCAGCTATTGTAATCAAAGAAGCTATCATAAACGATTTTAATGTTTGCACATTACCCGGAGCTACTGCCTTACTACCCGCTTTAGTAAGTTCCGGATTAAATACGGAAAGATTTCTCTTCTGCGGTTTTTTACCAGCTAAAGAGAGTGAGCAAAAAAAACTCTTTGAAGAAATAGCACCCTTGACTTCTACTTTAATTTTTTACGAAGCCCCACATAGAATAACTACTTTTCTGAAGAAGTTATACGATAATCTCGGAGACCGAGAAGTAACTATTGGCAGAGAATTAACAAAGAAATTCGAAACCTATTATCGAAACAAATTGAGTTACTTCATCGAAAACAATGATGTTATTAAGCATAAGGGAGAAATTGTTATTATATGTGAAGGTTTCCCCGAAGAAAAGGAAATTACTGACGAAGAGATCCTGAATTGTATCAACAACTTATTAGAAAATGGTGAAACTACAAGTTACGCGGTTAACAAAGTAAGTAAAGAACTCAAGATACCAAAAAACAGAGTTTATGCTTTAGCTCATAAAAAAGATGAAAATGATAAGTAGTTTTTTTCTAAGAACGATAGTAACTATTATCCAAAGCTTTATTGCAGTATGATCTTAAGGAAATCATAATCGATCTTGAAAAATCTTGACAGATAGTTCGTTAATACGATGATTTATAAAAAAAAGAGGAGTGATAAATTATGTTCCCAGGTGGAAAGAAAGGTTTGAAAGACCTTATGAATCAAGCTAAGAAGATGCAAGATGACTTAGCTAAAGCACAAGAAGAACTTGCTAATAAGACTGTCGAAGCTACTTCTGGTGGCGGTATGGTTAAACTCGAAATGAACGGCAAATATGAGATAAAAAAGCTAAAAATTGATCCGGAAGTTATAGATCCAAATGATGCTGAAATGCTTGAGGATCTTATAATTGCTGCATTTAACGAAGCTCACGAAAAAATAGCTCGCAATTCTCAGGAAGAGATGTCAAAATTAACTGGTGGTATAAATATTCCCGGTTTGATGTAATGAAATTCAATAAAACACTTGATGAGCTTAAGAATGGTTTGAAGCAACTACCGGGTGTAGGAGAAAAAACCGCTCAAAGATATGCCCTATATCTGCTCAATCAGGACAAAGAAAAAGCCATAGACTTAGCTGATACTATCAAAGAGGCAGTAGAACTACACTCATATTGCCCAAAATGTAATATGTTGAGTGATTCTAATCCCTGTTCAATATGTGCTGACCCGGATCGTGATAAGAGGCTTATTTGTATTGTTGAGAATACTTACGATGTATACTTGATCGAAAATACTGGAGAATACTCCGGTTTTTATTTTGTTTTAGGTCACCTACTATCTCCAATGGACGGTATCGGAACAAATGAAATTCATCTTCCGGAGCTTCTTAAAAGTATAGAAGCATCGGAGATCGAAGAAATCATACTGGCATTAAATCCATCTACTGAGGGTGAAACTACTATAGAACTCATTGCCACAGAGATAGCACATTTGAATAAAAAAATAACTCGTCTTTCAACCGGCTTACCTTTCGGTGGTAACATTGAGTATAGCAGCCCAATAACACTTTCTAATGCTCTTAGAAGACGCTATCCTATTTAAGTATATTATGTTCACTGGTATTATTCAAGAAATCGGCACAGTAAGAAAATGCTTACAAAAAGGAACAAGCAAGGTTATTGTCATTGAATGTACTAACATGTTAGCAGATCTAACATTAGGTGATAGCATTGCTTGTGACGGATTATGTCTTACCGTTTCGGACTTCTCTAATAACAGTATCACTGTTGAAGCAATGCCAGAAACTATTAAGACAACAACACTTAGTCTGTGGTATCCAGGTTATCAGGTGAATCTCGAAAGAGCCCTTAGAGCCGACTCTAAGCTTGATGGACATATTGTTCAAGGACATGTAGATTGCATCACAAGTGTCTTACAGATTATACATCATACTGGTAGCTTGATCATTGAATTTGCTTTACCGTCTCTCTATAAGAATTTCATTGTAGATAAAGGTTCTATTGCAGTTAATGGAGTTAGCTTGACAGTAGCTTCCCTGAATACCGGTTCTTTCTCTGTTTCAATTGTGACGTTTACTCAAGAGCACACTAATCTAAACAACTTAAAACCGGGTAGTAAAGTGAATTTGGAATTCGATATCATAGGAAAATATATCAACCGTTTCTTAACAAATGCAAACCAACAACTAACAAGGGAGAAACTTCTTGAAAAGGGCTTTTAAACTATCTTTTATTGTTTTGTTCGTTTTATTACTTAATGCATGTGGTAACAGAAGAGCCCCAACAGGTGGTGAAGTTGATACTGAGAGTCCTGTTATAGTATCAATCATCCCTGAACAATTCAGTGACATTACTGATCAGAATATTGAAATTACTTTTTCTAAACCCATTGATCGATCTTCTATCTATGAAGGTGAAAGAGGAATTTTGTTCTATCCTCTTATAGATGATAAAAGATTCCGGTGGAGTGATAATAATCTGATCATTGAGATCAATGAAGAGTTAAAGCAAGATCGAAATTACTTTCTGACACTATCTAAACAAATCAGAGATTTAAGAAGAAATAGTCTGGAAGAGGATTATCTCTTTGTTTTCCATACCGGCGTACTCACAAACAATAGAGTTTTTGGTAATATCCGTTATGAAGTAACAGATGATATTGGTAAGGAGATTTCACTCTCTCTCCTATCAGCAGACAGTCTCAGAATTTTTAGTAAGATTATTAGCGGAAGAAATTATAATCTTGAGAATATTGATGATGGTGATTTCATTCTAAGAGCATTTATTGATAAAAATAACAACAGAAGATACGATAGAGGAACTGAACCATATTTTGAGACTGCTTTCTCTGCTGTTAGGAATAAAGAAGTTAATCTTTTCTTAGATTATTACGACGATACTAAACCTGATATTCAATCTATTCGAGCTGAGAATAATTCTCTCATCAGGGTTACTTTTACTAAACCAGTTAAATCTATTGCCGACTTACAGATAACAACTGCTGATTCTCTGCAAAAATCTCTCAATATTCGTGATTATGATATTATAGATAAACAACTAGAGATTGTTACAGTTGCCATGGATTCAGTTTCCTATTCACTTACGCTGTTAGATACAAGAGATTTTAAAAACAATATCTCTAACGAACTAGTTATGGAATACCTTGGAAATAATGTGATTGATGACATTCAACCAGCAATAGTAAATTCGATACCTCGAAATGGTGGTATAGTCGACAATTTAACCCCTTCACTAATAATTACTTTTAATAAATTTATGACTGTTGATAATATTGATATGCTAATGATCAATACTATCACAGGTGAAAAGATACCAATTAAGTTGCAACGTGATAGCTCCAGACAATTTACAGTAATTCCACAAAAAAATCTTACTAATCGTACGCCCTATCATTTAGAAATTTTTGATAGCTCTAAGGATATGTCTGGCAACACCTTAGCCAATACTTACGTCTTGCAGTTTTTACCTATATCCCCTGATTTTTAAGGGTTTAGGTCGCTACTCCTACCTTTTTTTATTGACAACTTTACACTATATTAAAATGATTCACCTTGTAGATACTCATTACAGATGAGTGTATCCTAAAAAAGGAGGAGATATGAAAAAATTTATTCTTGTGCTGATAGTGTTCACCCTTTTTGCATCTTTTGTTTATGCAGATTTATTAACAAGAGGGGAACTAAGAACTCGAATGGCTCTCTATTATGAAATTGGCAAAGATATGCCAACTCAATCTTTCATTGACAGCAGATTCCAGATGACTTTTGAAAAGGCCTTCAGCAACTACTTAACCGCAGTTTGGAAAGTTCAGGTTGGCGATCTAGTTTGGGGTCAAGGTGGAGCTGGATTCCCAGCTGGAGAAGTAAACATCGAAACAAGAAATCTGTATTTGGGATTTCTATGCCCACTTACAGGAGTGAACGCTAAATTAGGTATTCAAGAATGGAAAGATCCACGTAGCTTAGTATTAGATGATGACCAGGCACCCTTCGCCGGTATTATGATCAACAAAATGTTTGGCGAAGATATTATGTTAGAATTTGGTACAGCCAAGTTGTATGAAGGCGAAATCGATTATGATGACGACATCGATCTTTTCTTCATTAATTTCGACAAAGGAAAGATGTTTGGATTAAACAATATTATCAGAAGATGGAATGCCGGTAATAATATTGATGCTTGGATCATGCCCTACTTCAATTACATGTTTGATGGTTTCGATATCAACCTGTTAGCCGCTTACAACATGGCTTCTTACTCAGAATGGATCCCTACTGAAGATGGATGGAAAGATTACTCCAACGGTGGTTTTGCTGTTTCTTTGAAAGCTGGTTATGACTTTGAAGTAGCCATGGTAGGACTTGATTTCTTATACACCAGTGGAGATGATGAAAGTGATCCTGAATCAACTACCATCTTCAATTCAATCCATCCATATTATAAAAATGGATTAGAGATTTTTGGTATTGGTATTCACTCAGGTGCTTCAGCAGGTTATGTTGAACCGGGTAACGATGGACAAGGACTTATGAGCATAGTTCTGAATGGTGCTTATCCGGTAAATGACGAGTTAACTCTTAAAGCCGCTTTTGGTATGCTTAATGCAGTTGAAGCTGATGAAACAGATATGGGAATGGAAGTAAACTTGGGTATGAATTACAAACTATATCAGAATCTTCACTTTGATCTAGTCGGTGCTATGGCTATGCCAGGTAAATACTATGGTGATGATGTAGACAACACAATGGCTCTGGTTTCCAGATTCATGTATAGATTCTAATATAGAAGATATAGATTAAACTTATTCTTAAAAGCTGCTTCGACGAAGCAGCTTTTTTTTACTCATTTAAATGCCTTCTTATAAAATGACAATTAATACGAAAATTTAAATAAAAATCAATTCTATCTAAAATTTCTTGACGTAATATTATAATCCTCTTTTATAGTCAAAATTTCATAGGAGTTTGAAATGAGAATTAGTTTAATTTCTCTATTGGTCTTGTTGCTAGTTACGAGTTTATCCGCTTTTTATCAGGGGACTATTAATGTTGGTGGTAGCGCAACTTACGCAAGTTACAAATCTGATTCTGATGCAAATGCTATTTCAATTATTTCTTTTGCACCACAATTTGGCTACTTCTTTGTAGATAATCTTGTGGCAGATTTTTTGCTTAATTATGAAAGATTAAGTAGCGATGATTGGTCATCATCGACTTTTTCTATTGGTGTTGGAGGAAGATACTTCTACAATCAACTTTATGGTGGATTAGGATTTATGATGCAATTCTATAGCGAAGAAGATGATTGGTATGGAGATTTTAAATACTCTGCTAATTATCTTGATTTTAAGGCAGGATACCTACTTCCTGTAGTCCAAAATGTATTTGTTGACTTTGGCTTAGGTTATGCATTAGGTTTAGGAAAATATGGTGGAGATTATGATATTTATGACAATGAAGAGAGTATTTTTGGGATCTATGTTGGATTACAAATCTTTTTTCCAGCTAGATAATTAATGATCTAAATATTTCGAGCCCGAAGGAGAATTCGGGCTTTTTTTTCTTAAAGAAAGACTTCTTAAGTTAAGCAGCTTTTTTTATTTGTAACTCTACTCTTAACTAATACTTAACAATCGGTTTATTCTTACTTAAATAGTCCCTCCTATAAATAGATATAATAATAAGCTCATTTTTAATGAGTTAACTAAGAGGAGGAACAAATGAAACGATTAATACTCGTTTTGATGGTATTATTTATCTTTGCTTCAACAGCATTAATGGCTGAATTCAACCCTTACGGCAGTGCTAGGATCGGTTATTGGTATAATAGTGAGAACGAAGACTGGAGTAGCACTGGTGAAAATGAATTGAATATGGACTACTATTTACAAAGTAATAGTCGTTTTGGAGCTCGTTTTAACAATGATGATGTTAGTGGACGAGTAGAGTTTGGTGGTACCGGCAGCATTCGTCTTCTATATGGTAAATACAAGATGTCCGGCTGGTCATTATTGATTGGACAGGAACAGGGTAAGATTGAGATGAAGTCAAAGCAGGTTTGGGGTTCAGATAAGAATCTCGTTGGATGGGGTGGTATTGATGAAAGTCGTAAACCCCAAATCCGTATTGAAGTTGACAATGGTTTGTACTTAAGCTTTATACAACCTGAAAAAGTTAATGCCCAAGGAACTGGAACCAACCAAGACAAAAAAGTCTTATTACCAAAAATCAACTTGGGTTATTCTGGTAAATTTAGTGAGAACATAAAATTCCATGGTACATTTGGTGTTAATCACTACACTTACAACGACAATGCCGGAGATCTCGATCAAGCTGTATTAGCTTATATTTTAGGTTTGCTACTTGATTTTAACTTTGACCCTATAATGTTTCGTACCCATTTTAATTATGGGCAGAATACTAAACATTACGGTTTAAACTCTGTAACACCTAATACAGCTATATACGAAGAATCAAAAGATGAAATAGTCGATGTAACAACTATGGGTGGTTTCGGCGAGTTTACTTACAAAATGTCACCTCAAACAGCATTTACAGTAGGTGTTTCTTATGTAACCTCAAATTCTGATAGCTTTGACAATGCAGAAAGTGCTATGGCAGCTTTCGTTCAGATAGAGTATAGATTGCACAGAAATTTCCACTTAATACCTGAAGTAGGTTATTTAGACAAAATGAAAGACATCAATGATAATGATCTTGGTAATATGGTCTATTTCGGGACACAGTTAAGAATGGACTTCTAACGTGTCTCCTCGTAGGAGAAGAGCCCGGAAGAAGTTCTTCCGGGCTTTTTTGTTTTATATGTATCGTTTAAATCTGTTAAAAACTATACTTAAGTGAGAGTTGTGTAGCAATACCGTTACTTTTCCCACCTATGAAGTTGGGACCATCAAAGAGGAAAGAGTCGCTTAGTACACCATCAATAGTAAAGTTCCTGAAATTTACAGCAAATCCTATGGATACATTGAAATTTGATTCATAGTAAGAGTATTTCTCAATCAGATAAGATTGATCACCATAAGTAAAATTCTTTTCATAACCAATAAAATGATATTGCTGATAAGCACCTACACGACCAGTTAGCCAGGAACTAATTCTTGATTCTAATCCTACACGATATTCAGGTAAAGTAGTTATTGTCTGCTCGATCTTAGTGACTTCTTTATCAGCATTTATTAACAGGTACTCCTCTTCATGTGCAGTCTTGGTCATTCCTAATGGTTTTAATCCCAAAACCAGTAGATTATTATCATTGATTTGATAATTGATTCCTATTCCAAAGCTTACACCTAATAATGAGTGGTCATCCTTTTCGGTATAAAAAAGTGTATCTTCATCATAGTGTTTAAATTCAAAGGAGGTATTACTTAGTTTGATATCTAGTATTGTCATCATAGAGACATTGTCTTCATCAATAATAAAATAACGACCATTAAGACCCAACAATAACCCACTCAATTCACCTTTATCTAAACTAACTTCATTTTCGAGAATACCGTTTGGTAATTGCATTGTTAATCCAAGATCAAACATCTCATTAGAATAGCCACCCATGAACTCTAAAAGCAATGCATCGATACTAAATTCCAATTCTATTATGCTTCCTTCTTCTTCATAAACTTGTAAAGTATAATTTGCTTGGTCCATAGCCATACCGAAACCTAGACCAAAATTATCCATAAAACCGAAGATAAAATTAATCTTATGATCCATATCAATAACATCCCAATCTCTGTAAGGACCACTATCGTAATCAAAATCATATAAATCAAGTTCAGTAGGCACATTGAATCTGAAACCAAATACATTGGTATAAAAGGGAATATTTCCACCAACTGACCAATTACTTTTATTATTCCATGAACGCATTTCTGCAAAAACTAATCTGTTATAGCGATGTATTGATCCCGGGTATATCATTACATCTGTATCATCTCTTAAAAACCCATACACACTGCCCATACTGAACATCCGGCTTTCTGAAGCAAAAGCTAAAGTTATAAACAGCAACATAAATAGATTGACGACCAATGTCTTAAAGCTATACATCAAACCTCCAAGTCCTTACTTTTCATTTCAGTTAATGTTTGTTAATATGACATGTTCATTTCAATTTTGTCAACAGATATTTTCTAAACGGAAGATAAAAAAAAATTAACTAACTATACCATATAAAGATAGTCATCAGTAATGACTATAAAGCATATCTAGATATAAGTTTATTTTAGAAGCATCATTTTCTTTACTGCAGACATTCTATTGCCTACAGATAAGCGATAAAGATATACTCCTGACGCTAACTGTCTGTTCCTGTTATCTCTCCCATCCCAACAAACCGTGTGCTTTCCAGCGTTTCTTTTCTCATCTAGAAGTATTATTATCCTTTGTCCCTTAATATTAAAAATCTCTAACTTTACATCGTCAGATCTATCAATATAAAAACTAATATTAGTACCTATACTCTTATCAGTTGATGAAGAGATATTGAAAGGGTTAGGGTAATTACTAAAGAGCACTGGTAATTCCGGTAACTCTTCAACAGAACTAACATCTTTATTAGTAACTAGTATTTTTCCAATTATCAGATCGGATGTTGGTTGAAATACAAACTCCAGTTCATCCGTAAGAACAACAAAAAAATCTTCAATCATGAGAACAATTCTATACTCTGTAGGTAAACTAGAATTTGATAAATTAAAAACAACTGGCTGTAATTCAGAAGACCATTCCAATACAAAATTCCACAGGAGTGAATCTAATCCTACTTGATACAAATCACTTTTAAACTCAGAGTGCAATTTTTGAAAAGGATGAGATTGTTGGTCAGGCAAGAGATAAAGATAAACATCTGAATTAGGTCTGGCTGGAGGTTTTGGTAAATCGTAGAGATAATTATAGTTTTCATCGGTAAACAAAGCACTACCGATTAATATTTGATCTCTAACCCCATCATATCGACTTACTTCAATCTCAGATTGCCAACTAACTGGAAAATCTAAATAATCATTAGTAATGTGGAAAGGTCTTAATCTTAATAACAAATCGGTACTATTTACCCATATCCATACAGATTCACCACTATATAAATAATCGCTCAAGTAGTACCCGCTATCTCTGATCCCAATTACTCCCCTGTTAACTATATTGTATTGCATGGCTTGTCTAAAAGTGTATTGATTATCCTGAGTAACAAAAAGAAGATCACTGACTTTGATATCCGACAGAAATACATTGGGAATTAAATTCCATCCTTGAACTAATACAATATCATAAGTCTGCTGTCTGATACGACCTCTTTTTTCTGTATTATAATGGACAGGCATATAGACAAAATGGCCTAAACCAAATTGATAAAGTAATACGTCATCATATTCTTCTTCAATACTATTATAAGCAAATAATTGTGACTGGTTTCCAAAAACATCGGTACCGAAGATGTAGGGAAGTTCGAGAAAATTCGCAGTCATATGCCAACCAGCTTGGTTAGCGAATGGAATATAAGCAGGTACAAGTCCAAACATATATGGGGAATAATGTTCTAGAGGATATCCATCGATAACAATAGTTCTTACAACTAGTTGAGCATTTTCTAAAAGATGATCATCCGGAACATACCAAGAATAAGTTGTTGTGTCTGAGGGTAAGTTACTGGCAATCAACAGACTATCATTCTCTGTTTTTATATATAAATCTATAGTATCAACAAGGAATTCTCTGTTAATAATCCAACTGTAAACTACAAAATCATTAGCCTGAAGGAAGTGATAATCAAAAGGGGTGAAAACAACTTCTGGTAATAAATCACCCCAATAAAGAGTGAAATACCTAAACCCGACGGTTTCTGCTTCGTAAGTGAAAGAACTCGCAGTTAAATCATGAAAAACACCCTCTAACTGATCAAAAAGATATAACTTTTCACTATTTCTTTGAAAATTAGTTGATATAGAAATATCGAGTGGTTCAAGTAACTGGTCTGTAGCAACTCTGATAACCCAATTTTTTAGTTCATTATCTGGATCAAAAGGGCTATAAATGTCCCGATGTAAATTACGAAATGATGAAGGCCAACTGCTTTTATATGACATTGCCCATATATAAGCTTCATTAGGATGGCTACCTTTAACAATATCGAAATTAGCGTCATAATTATCCGTTGCAAATAGGTTGCAACCAAATTCAACCGTATCGTAAATGGTTCCATTCTGATTATTAATTATAAGAGAATATATAGGGCTTGATGCCGCTTCAGCAATAACATCATGATAGTATTCATTAGTTTCAGTATCATTAGTGGTCAATATATAATAATATTTGTTCCCATTAACAA is drawn from Candidatus Cloacimonadota bacterium and contains these coding sequences:
- a CDS encoding T9SS type A sorting domain-containing protein gives rise to the protein MYGFTDATSYDNWVGHVVEGLARPGYNLYAPWDVQTNGFGNYIHANAAQREDWRTIINLFLTEDFDAAQAAIDWFNFPYEIVQFHDTDKNRTYYMLREFLNMDYFDDNNEPNQPQIHQHGSFDYGWGIYIYDPLSEVPVIINVVHPKDDFIALPVAVHAFQKWNARYLMVAGAGREVMWHDNYPIYHNNLSISDPSRSTNHVFNVAFKEFADEIRMNFNRRELSVQIHSFDYSHMGRKCLQISATSHQYPQLPIRDLSGNFLDIVNASPYLIIPANTIGIHSDVLVTDYYSVYYDQHGMFYQHGDELLPISNAVNLPGVGGFPMSYPMSNWSQYDVFTPFFHIEMEELPSIYPQDEYHYKWFYDYDHIMGNWHPENFYTKAIAFYTRWLVAMDQVLPPLFEFNDLEPPTDPINLRVVGSGNTTVDLVWDRSYAYDFKTYELLVATEPFDSNEDDYLLYDRSVIPFFGTQAADQITISGLIPETQYYFKIRAKDYNNNYSLFSNSTARYTGMVSIADFAAYGRDNYIGVSWLARFQYDNLGFNIFRREEEENVFTLISSWETDRSLVGTENQNVIYNYQDSAVVNGNKYYYILTTNDTETNEYYHDVIAEAASSPIYSLIINNQNGTIYDTVEFGCNLFATDNYDANFDIVKGSHPNEAYIWAMSYKSSWPSSFRNLHRDIYSPFDPDNELKNWVIRVATDQLLEPLDISISTNFQRNSEKLYLFDQLEGVFHDLTASSFTYEAETVGFRYFTLYWGDLLPEVVFTPFDYHFLQANDFVVYSWIINREFLVDTIDLYIKTENDSLLIASNLPSDTTTYSWYVPDDHLLENAQLVVRTIVIDGYPLEHYSPYMFGLVPAYIPFANQAGWHMTANFLELPYIFGTDVFGNQSQLFAYNSIEEEYDDVLLYQFGLGHFVYMPVHYNTEKRGRIRQQTYDIVLVQGWNLIPNVFLSDIKVSDLLFVTQDNQYTFRQAMQYNIVNRGVIGIRDSGYYLSDYLYSGESVWIWVNSTDLLLRLRPFHITNDYLDFPVSWQSEIEVSRYDGVRDQILIGSALFTDENYNYLYDLPKPPARPNSDVYLYLLPDQQSHPFQKLHSEFKSDLYQVGLDSLLWNFVLEWSSELQPVVFNLSNSSLPTEYRIVLMIEDFFVVLTDELEFVFQPTSDLIIGKILVTNKDVSSVEELPELPVLFSNYPNPFNISSSTDKSIGTNISFYIDRSDDVKLEIFNIKGQRIIILLDEKRNAGKHTVCWDGRDNRNRQLASGVYLYRLSVGNRMSAVKKMMLLK